Below is a genomic region from Planctomycetaceae bacterium.
CCCTGTGTCAGGCACAGTTGCATCGCTTCCACGACCTCCTGGCGTCCGGGTGTTTTCAACCTCCGAACCCGCGCCAGATCGCGGCTGATTCGGACGACTTCTTTCGCGTCTGCGGCGTTCATTGGATGTCCGCTGTTGCGCAACTCGCGGCAAACGCCGACAATCAGATCGACCGCCGCATGGTCGATGTCTTCTATGCTTCCGGCTTCAAATACACGCTGATGCCACATCGGATCACGAATTCCAGCCGGATATCCGGAACGTTCATCGAGCTGCTCGAACGTGTAGGGAATCAGCGAGGTTGCAATCTTTCCTTTCCGATCGGACGTCGATTGGTCGGTCTTCGAGTTTATCGAAGGGTCTCCCGCGCGCGATGTCCAGAGCTTTGGTACTGGCAGCAATGCCGCTGCATGAAAGGCCCCGATGACTGCCGCGCAACGTTGTTCGCCTGCCATCTGAATACAGCTTCGCATCCACGCTTCACGCAGCCGGTCATATTCGGAAGGCGGGCCATTGCTCCAACGGGTGGCCCACCCAAACAACAGTCCGGCCCGACGAATTTGTTCGGGGGCCGACGTGACAGCTGGTGATTCAACCAGCCGATCCCAGAGCTGTCCGGTGTCCGTGACTTCATGTCGATCCATCAACTTTTGAAGTAAGTCTCTGTCGGAATTCGGGGCGGCTCCCGAAAACGTTGCTTCGTGGTAACGATCGGGGCCGGCGTCTTCGGACGGCGAATCGACTTCTCCCGGTTGTTCCTCGTGATTGCGTGACAGGCCGGGAACACGTTCATCAATGGGTAGATCAAAGGCGTCCACTGGCACTCCATGGGCGGAAGCCCATCGGATCGCCGCCATTTCAGGAGAGAAATCAACAAACGGATAGAAGAATAAATCTCCCCCATCGTCGCGGCATCCAGCTAGCGCAACGGGGCCCTGAGTCTCCTTGTGAGAAAGCCAGGGAAGCCATTCAGAAAACTCGCCCGGCAGTTCCAGCAGAATCCGCTCCGGCTGGAATTCATCAAGCAGCTGCGGAATGATTCGAGCCATGGCCGCGGAATGGTGACGCACACCGATCAGAAATGGTGCCTGGCAAGTACTCAGCTCGTCCAGCATCCGTTCGCAGTCAAAATCAGTTATACGTGATTGCATGTTCCTGGATATCACTTGAAGTTCTGGACACTTGCGGATTGGCATTTGAACAGGCGACCCCTGCGGCAGATGGATTCTTGCCAAATATCCGCGCCGATGGCAGCCACAGCCGGTCATACACTGGCCATATGGCAGGGATGCCGTAAAACTTTATTGACCGCAGACTCGCAGCCTGTGTCTGGCAGCAATCGTTCGCGAAAAAGCAATGTGTTCGCCAGTTCAACACATCCCTTCGGAAACGGAAATCGGTTTCGAAATGACTGCATCTTACAACACGCCACGGGGGACACAGCGATCCGTGGCAAGACTCTCGACGCGGCGCAAAATCCTTTACTCCGCCGCAACCGTCGCGTTTTTCTTTTCGGTCATGGAGTCCTGTTTGCGATTCATGGATTTTCGATACGAAACCGATCTGGAAAGGATGACGTTTACATTCCCGATTGATGAATTCAACAATCATTCGGAAGAGCCATTCCTGATCCGTGACCCGATCCTGTTTTGGAAGCCTCGGCCATCCACGGAGGGGCATAATTCGTTGGGTTTCCCTGGTCCGGACTTTGACGTCATCAAACCTGAAAACAGTGTTCGTGTGGTTTGCCTGGGGGATTCGTGCACACATTTCGGTCCGGAACCGTACCCGGAACGCTGGCAGAAACTCCAGGATGCCGCACAAAGAAATGTGTCCGATTCGTCCCGAATTGACGGGGAGACAACCGCTGATTCATCCGAAGATCATGTGGAGATTATTAACGCGTCCTGTCTGGGGTATTCGTCGTGGCAGGGGCGTGCGCTGATGGAAACGGTGGTTCATCAGTGGTCTCCTGACATCGTGACTGCTTATTTTGGCTGGAATGATCACTGGCTTTCGAGGGGTGTTCCGGATCATTTACAATCCAGTCATTCCGAGAGCATCAATCAACTGCTGAAGCTGGCGAACGAATCTCGCGTGTATCAACTGGCAGCATCGATTTTCAGCCAAAGATCCGGTGCAGCCGACGACCTGCGTTCGGCCGTTCGTCCTGCCCGCGTGCCCCCGGAACAATATCGACGCAATCTGATTGCCATCAGCGAAGCGTGTCGCCGTTGTGGTGCAGACTGCTGGATGATTACAGCTCCCCACGCGCTGGACATTCTTGTACCGGAGTACCTGTTAGATGCCGGCGAAGTGAGCGACTTGTCGGAAGTGCAACCACTGCATGAATCGTACAATGAGATCGTTCGAGCGACCGCAATTGAATGCAACGCAACTCTGATTGATGCAGCAGCTATGTTTGATGAACTCGACAAGCAGGATCTGTTCCTGGCAGACGCGATCCATCTGTCTGATGAAGGTCGAACTCTGCTTGCCAATCGACTTCATCAGGAGATGGAGCAAAACGCAGTCAAAGTACTGCGATCGGATGATCATTGATTTTCAGGTGACCAGCCAACCGCATTTTCGCGAGCAAAAACCTGCCCTGCGAACCCTTGCGGAAGCGTGGTTTCAACCCGATTGAATCGTAAATCGAAACTCTGCGTGACATAATTCCACAGTGTGCATCTGTTTCTGATTCAGCCGACAACAAAGGAGCCTTCAATGACATCGACTACCGTCTCTGTTACGCCACCGGCCATTCGCCAGACTGGCATCCTGATTGGAGATGAATTTCGACCCTCCGTCAGCGGCAAGACGTTCCCCACGGTGAATCCGGCGACCGAAGAGGTCATCTGCGAAGTTGCCGAAGGTGACGCCGCTGATGTGAATCTGGCAGTGCACGCCGCAAGATCAGCATTTGAAAATGGCCCATGGTCACGAATGGATGCACGGGATCGCGGGCAGTTGTTACACAAACTGGCCGATCTGGCCGAACGACATATCGACGAACTGGCGGCTCTCGAAACACTTGACAACGGGAAGCCCATCAATGATTCGCGAACGGCGGATCTGCCATTGGTTATTGACTGTCTGAGATATTACGCCGGATGGGCAGACAAGATTCACGGCAGCACAATCCCCGTTCGAGGTGACTATTTCTGCTATACGCGTCGAGAGCCGATTGGGGTTTGCGGTCAGATTATTCCCTGGAATTTCCCTCTGCTGATGACCGCCTGGAAATGGGGGCCAGCGCTGGCAGCGGGCAATACCATCGTGATGAAACCCGCCGAACAGACACCGCTCACCTGCCTGCGTCTTGCGGAACTGGCCCTGGCAGCCGGTTTTCCGCCGGGTGTCATCAACGTGGTTCCGGGATATGGTCCTACCGCGGGCGCAGCACTTGTTGCCCATCCGGAGGTCGACAAGATTGCGTTTACCGGTGAAGGTACCACGGCAAAAATCATCATGAAGAATGCGGCTGACACGCTCAAGAGAATCACTTTCGAACTTGGCGGGAAGAGTCCGAATATTGTCTTCGCGGATGCCGATCTGGATGCAGCGATTGCCGGTGCAGAGTTCGGCTTATTCTTCAACCAGGGACAGTGCTGCTGCGCTGGCAGCCGACTCTATGTGGAAGATTCTGTTCACGATGAATTTGTGGAAAAGATGGTGGCTCGTGCAGGCAGCCGGGTGCTGGGAAATCCGTTCGACAGTGAAACAACTCAGGGCCCTCAGGTGGATCAGGCGCAGTTTGATAAAATCATGAGCTACATTCAGAAGGGACAAAGTGAGGGAGCGGACTGCGTTACCGGTGGCGAACGGTACGGCAAACGCGGCTATTTCGTTCGGCCGACGATCTTTACAAATGTCCAGGACAGCATGGCCATCGCGCGGGAAGAAATCTTTGGGCCAGTGATGAGTATCCTGAAGTTCAGCGACCTTCCTGAAGTGGTCAGTCGAGCCAACGATACCAATTTCGGACTTGCCGCTGCCGTCTGGACAAAAGACGTTCAGAAGGCACACCGCGTCGCTGCCAGCCTGCGTGCCGGCACCGTCTGGGTCAACTGCTACGATGTGTTTGATGCAGCCGCTCCGTTCGGAGGGTTTAAGATGAGCGGCATCGGCCGGGAGCTCGGTGAAGCAGGTCTGGCGAATTACACAGAACTTAAAACCGTGACCGTCAGCCTGTAAGGACCTAATAGAAGTTTTCCGTCAAGAAACGTCTCGACAGAACAGTTCAACGAAAACGCCCCGCAGGATGCCGCTTACAACGGCAACCTTTCGGGGCGTTTGTCATGACTGTCCGGACCAGCTGGCTCCTCAGTTGCTGGTGATCAGTTGCGTTCGACAAGGGTGCACAGGGAGTATGGCACGCCTGCGACTTCAAAGATCAATTCGGCATACATCGCGACGTGCTTGCCTTCCTTGCCGATAACAGAACCCACGATGGCCCCGTCACTTTCTGACATCTTGACCTCGCTCCATTTTTCATCGCGAAAGTCAAGATCTGCCGACTGTGCAGACCACAGATGTGCCGACGTGGGGGGCTGTGAAGAATGAACGCGAACGGATCGGGTCTCGCCATCTCGTCCGAATTCCCAATCGAGCTCAGGCAGCGTCATCTTTGCGGCGTTCATTCGAGCGTAAATTGAAATGGTCGTCAGAGCCTTGCGGCGGCCATTCTCCAGTCCGTGTCCATCATTCGGCAGAAACAAAGCATAGCGGGGACCTTTCAGGTCATCCCAGTACAGCTTCATCGCATCCACAACCCAGTAGGGATCATTTGTGCCATTAACAAGCAGCTTTGGCAGGGTTAGTGTTTCCCGGTAACTATACGGATCCATCATCAGGCGAAGTTGTCTCTCGCGATCGTTCTCTTCCCCCTCTACAATTAAGCCCTTGCTCGTGTAGTCGATGATCTGTTCGCTGTACTTGCCCCAGGTGTCAATCTGGTGTTTCATCTGTGCTCGAAAGTTCAGCACGTCAATGACAATCGGAGCAGTAGCAACGACGCGTTTATCTGCGACGGGCGTCAACCAACTCGTCCAGCCGCGTTTTGAGGCCCCGGTAATGATGAATGAAGAAACAGGTTTCTTGCCATCCTGCGCTGTGAACTCCTGAACGGCGTCCATTGTCTTTACGGCACTCTTCACCATCGCGAAAAGTAACGGCCATGATTCGTCGCCTGTTTTCAGGTACCTCAGCCAAGTCTCAGTGATCAGGTCGTCTTCAACACGATTCCCAAGCAAAGGTTGATTGGGCACCTGATGCAACACGGCCACCCGCATTCCGGAAACCGCAGCCATCTGCAGACCCATTTCTGCGTCTTTCTCCGAAAGATCCTTCGGCGGCTGACTTCCCCCGGTCACAAACAGCAACACATGTTCGGGGTATTCAAGCTTTGCTGGCTGATAGACTTCGACCGCGTGTTCCCAGAGAATGTCCTGCCAGCGTTGTGATGTCACTCGCAGTTCAGTGATGGTCGCACCGTTTTTCTGGTGAGTGCGTGCGATCTTCCATGCAAACTCTGGTTCATCGCGCTGAACATAATTGTGGATGGCTGATGCGGCGGCCTCTTCGGGCGTGACTGCGGCTACTGTGAGGTTCGCAACAGGTGCCACGGCGCTGGATGTCACTGCGCTGAGTGATCCAGGTGTCTGAGGAGAACCGGAAATCTCCTGAGCAGCGATCGATACCTGCAGCGTCACCGTGGCCAGTAACACAGCAGCAGCCACTGTGGAAGTTTGTCGTGTTTGTTTTGAGGGATAAGGACTCTCAGGACAATTCATAGAACAACAGCCTTCCAGAGGGAGGAGATCAAATAAATGTGCGGGCTGCGGGCAGTCTATTGGTGACTATTTGCCACGTCCTGCACGAACTGATGGAGCAATGATAAGGATTGCCCCGCATCTTCATCTGACATGCACATCGGTGGACTGACTCGAAGAACACAACCGGCCAATGGGCCAAGCAAATGGATGCCGTCGCCATTCTCTACGCCACGGTAGGCTCTTTCCACAATGGCATTGGCAACTTCGCCGGGACTGAGTTTACCGACCGCCCCACATTCAATGCCGAACACCATACCTTCGCCACGCACGTTGACAATGGCTCCGGTCTTTTTCAACTGGCACAGTCCATCCCGGAAAATGGTATGGAGATGACGAGTGCGTTCGAGGATCGTGCTGGATTCAAATTCGTCCAGAGTTGCGATAACAGCGGCTGAAGAAATCGGGTTCGCGCTCCACGTGTCCGAGGTCGCTCCGTAACCCATCTTCTCGCAGACGTCGCGACGGCCGACAGCCGCGCTGACTGGCACACCATTTCCCAAACCTTTTCCAAGGCACACGAAATCTGGTTCCAGTCCATAAGCTTCGAAGGCGTACATGCGACCTGTCCGACCAAAGTTGGCCTGAACCTCATCCAGGATAAACAGGATGTCATGTTCGCGACAAAAGGACTGCAGCAACTGCAGGTACGCGGCCGGCGGGTGAAAGCTTCCGCCGCCGCCAAGATACGGCTCGGTGATCAAACAACCGATTGTCCCGTTTGATTCCTTCCAGATACGCTCCAGTTCCTCTCGATACGGCGCTGGATCGAAAGGCTTCGCTGGTGATTCGATGTCGGAACATTCGTCACGCGGAAAAGTGATGAAACGCACTCGAGGGTCCCGATCCGGATCTGTTTCGCAGCCGGTCACAGCTCCTGAGAGTCCCTTTTTTCCGTGAAATCCATAACGTGTGGCAAGTATCCCATCACGGGATGGATCATTCTTCATGCATGCCCACAGAGCTTTCTGGACCGCTTCTGAACCGGATGCAGCCCATATCACCGACTGCAATCGATTGCCGCCGCAACTTGCCTGCAGATTTGCCAGAAGACGCTGCGTGGCTTCAGACTCCAATTGAGTAATTGCGTTGTATGCCGTCATTGAGACTGCCTGAGCGAAGCCATCTTCATCAGAAGACAACATGTCCGGCGTCCAGCCAAGATACTCTACAAATCGCTTCAGCCATCGCTTTGGGTTATGGCCGAGATTTGCAACCAGCACACCACTGGTGAAGTCGTACAAACGGCGTCCTTCGGGTGTCCAGTGAAAGATTCCAGCCGATTTGGCGAGCACCGCCTGTGTGGGCGTGTAGGTGCGAAGAGAATGCGGCTCACCGGCGGCAATATGGTCGCGGACTTCGTTGGAAACGGGTTCGTTTTCGAAATGGATGGGTGAGGGTTGAGTTGCCGGAGCCATAGCGGAAAATGACCTTCTACAGAGACAGAATTATCTGATAGTGGATTATTGCGAACGCCGCTTCACTGTGACAGTCAACGGCACGCTGAAGTTCATCGGCGGCCCCCAATTGTAGACTCCGGCATATTGCCAGCGCCCCCCCCAAAACAGGCGATGGTTCTGGCGAACGGATACTTGAGGCGGGAAGCCTTTCAACAGAAGGTTTCAGTCCGGGCCGCAGCGAACCTCCCTGGTAGACCGACGGCGATTGCTGGTGTGTCGCCAGAGGTCCATGGTGTGGGACATTTCCTCGACCCTGAATTTCGGTCGGCGGGAATCATCATCCCGAGTGAACACGGCCCGCTGGGTGCACAAAAAACTCGGCCACTTTTTTGGTGGCCGAGTCATCCACTGGATCAGGCTGTTATCTGTCCGTTGAAAAGTCCGGGACAGGCATGCAGGCGGAATGGAAACCATCGTGTTTTCAGGTTTCCTGCTCGAGCCAGTCCCGTCTTTCAACAGGCTGCTAAGCAAATGCCTTCTTCAACTCATCTGCTTTATCGGTTGCTTCCCAGGTAAATTCTGGCTCGCTGCGTCCGAAATGACCGCCATGGGCCGTGTGTCGGAAAATCGGACGACGCAGCTGCAGGTGATTAATAATTCCCTGTGGATTCAATGGGAAGATCTGCTGAACCACCTCTCCGAGCTTTTGTTCGCAAACCTTTGCTGTACCGAAGGTGTCAACGCGAACGCTCACGGGAGCAGCAACGCCAATCGCGTAAGCGAGCTGAACTTCACATTCGTCGGCAAGTCCTGCGGCAACAATATTCTTTGCAACGTATCGCCCCATGTATGCCGCAGAGCGATCCACCTTGGTTGCGTCCTTACCGGAGAAGGCACCGCCACCGTGACGCCCCCAGCCACCGTAGGTATCAACGATGATCTTTCGGCCGGTCAGTCCTGTATCGCCATGAGGTCCACCAATCACAAATCGGCCGGTAGGATTGATGTGATACTTTGTGTTTGCGTCGATGAGTTCCGCCGGAATGCACTGGCCAATGATGCTGTTCCTGATGTATTCGGCAATTTGTTCCTGAGTCACGTCGTCCGTGTGCTGTGTACTGACAACAATGGCATCGATTCGAACAGGTTTTGCGCCGTCATATTCCACGGTCACCTGACTCTTGCTGTCCGGACGCAACCAGTTTACTTCACCATCAAGTCTGACCTGCGCCAGCTTATTGATGATGCGGTGCGAATAGGCAATCGGAAGCGGCATTAACTCTTCAGTCTGATTGCAGGCATAGCCAAACATCAGTCCCTGGTCGCCCGCTCCGTCTCGGTCCACGCCCTGTGCGATGTCACCGCTTTGGCTGTGGAGTGCCAGAAAGACACGACAGGTATCTGCATTGAAGCCAATATCGTCACTCGTATAACCGATTTCGCGAATGACCTTGCGGGCAACACCCACGTAATCGACTTTCGCCTGCGTGGTGATTTCGCCGGCCAGGACAACCAGATCCGTCGTGCAAAGGGTCTCACAGGCGACGCGAGACATCGGATCCTGTTCGAGCAAAGCATCCAGAATGCCGTCCGATACCTGATCGGAGACCTTGTCCGGATGTCCCATACTGACGGATTCACTAGTGAAGAAGTAGTTGGCCATCTTCCGAAGCACCTGACCTGACTGAAATGAGAGTCTGACAAAACGGATACTCGCACCGTGCGTGCATCATCTTCCACGACCGCCGGTTTGACAGCAAATTCGCGATGAACTTAGCTTGTACGGCACCGCATCCTCGTGGACCCAATGCCATACAAGCCGCGAAGTCTAGAGCAGCCGGAAACCGGCAACAACAGTGTCCTGGATACGAAACACTGCTGGTGCCGGAATTCCCGTATTTCGCTCAATCAAACCGTGATTTCAGGGACGACATACGGCTCACGGTACTGTCGCTTCAGAAGCGCGTTGGCTGCTTCGGCGTGTTCACCCACGAACCGTTCTGACGCGATATCCAGATTCAGCATTGGACTGAGCCGAATTCCCTTGTCAGCAAAACTCAGGTTGTAGGCCCCGAGATGCTCTTTCATTTCCTCCAGCAAACTTCCCCAAACGCCGTGGTCGCCCGTCACCGACGCCGCGTTTTCCGCATTCCAGGCAGAACCTGTCTGGAATGCGATGTTTGCAAGATTACACCACCCAGTCGAATGGTGACCAATTTGAACATCCGTATTCAGCGATGAAGTATCCCGACTGCGCACAGAATCAATGAAATTCTGCTGGTGAATTCCATTCCCGCTGTTGCCTTTGAATCGGCGGATCTCTTTGCCATTCTGATCGAACGCTACGCCTGCCCCGCGTTGTCCCTCGAAACGGCCACCTTCGCAGTACACGACATAGCCACTGCCCGGCCCGGGACATTTCGGAGACTTCCGCTCTTTTGGCCCTGCGGGAAGGTTCGTCAGCCCGATGACGACAGGTATTACTCCGGTGTCAAAATAGACGAAATGCACATTCGGCGACTCGCCGGCATCGTTCCAGACCATACGTCCGCCACCGCCGAGAATTCGCTTCGGCACCGTGACTTTGTCCAGAAAGACGTTATTACGAACATCATCAAGAACATGCACGCCCCAGTTCCCCATTTCACCGGAACCGGTATTCCAGTCCCAGTGCCAGTCGTACTGAAGCTTGTCTCGGAAGATTGGACGGTCCTGGGCGGGGCCGAGCCACAGGTCATAATCGACCGATTTGTCAATTGGCAGCGGCGTATCTCTCTTTCCGATGGGCCCGCGCACTCCGTATCGATTCACTCGGGCAGATACAAGATTCCCCAGAGCTTTCTCCTCATGAAGGAACGCCTTAATCTGCGCCTGCATTGGATCCGAACGCTGCTGCGTTCCGACCTGACAGACCCGATTATACTTGCGAGCGGCATTAACCGTCTGCTGCCCTTCCCACTGGCTGTGCGAAAGTGGTTTTTCCACATACACATCCTTACCGGCCTGCATCGCCCAGATCGCCGCCAGACAATGCCAGTGATTGCAAGTTGCAATGACAACTGCATCTACCGAATCGTCGTCAAGCAATTTCCTGAGATCCTGATAGAGCCGAGCCCTGGGGAATCGTTCCCCCGCCTTTCCAACGCGTCCTTCATCCGGATCGCAGAGCCCTCCGACGGTGATTCCGGCAATGCTTGAGAACGCTCCCATATGTTCATTCGCGCGGCCTCCGCAGCTGATGAACCCGATGTTGATTTCATCAACAGCGGACACAGCCCGTGCCGCGGAAGGAAACGAAAACGCCGCGGCAGAAGCTGCTGCGCTTGCCAGAAAACCTCGTCGACTGGTGGAACTCATGTAGGATTTGCTCCCGTGTCAATGATCCTGGGGTAATTCTGTGATCGAATCGCAATTTGCTCGGTTGGCCCGGAGCGTCAATCCGAAGAACAAGTGCGAATCCGAACAATACGACGCCCGTCGGTCAAGCCGAGCCGGTCAATATTCGGGCGGCCAGGCTCATTTCAGCCAATACATCCGGGGGGATGCATCAAAGCACGGACGAAAGCCCCCGGGACATCAACGGAGCGATGGTGATAATGCCCGAAATTTAAGCGTTCGCAGGCTCCCCGAAAGGAACAAAAAACGCCTCGTAGTTTACGAGGCGTTTTGCAAGAGCCAGGCAGATCAATGGGCTGATGCGTCATGTTGATGCTGTGTACATCATGTGGTAATCGAACTGCGACTCTGCGCCAATTGCAACATGAATGATTGCAGCCGTGAAGCCATCTCGTTGCCGTTAGGAGCCAGTCCCGCCATGATCATTGCGTTGGCGTGCAGCTGGCGGCCACATTCCCTGATGAATTCAGCATTATCAGAGTTCACTGCAATTTCAGACAAACGCCTGATCAGGGAGGAATTTGGATTCACTTCCAGGATCATTTTGGCCATCTCAAATTCGGGTGTGTTCATCCGAAGCACTCGCTGCATTGTGGTGCTCATCGATCCCTGAGCATTAACCAGGCAGCAGTCACTTTCGGTGAGCCGTTCGGATTTTCGAACATCCTGTACCTGTTCACCAAGCGATTCCTTCAGGATTTCAATCAGACGGTCAAACCCGGAAGGCACCTCGGTGCTTTCTTTGCTTCCTTCCTCCGACTGATCTTCGCCGTCCGCCGCCTTCTTTTCCGGAAGTTTCAGATCGGCCGAATCGACGGACACCAGATCTCGTTCCGCGAATGAATTCAATGTGGACAGAATGTATTCATCCGCTGGATCTGTGAGCAGAAGTACCTCAAGATTTCTGGAGCGGAAGATTTCCAGGTTCGGATCCCGAAGGACACTCGTCGCATCTGTCCCGGTCACGAAATAGATCTGCTTTTGTTCTTCCGGAGCTCGATCGCAGTATTCCTGCAGTGAAACAAGCTTGCCGGAATCTGTCGAATGCGTGGATGCAAATCGAAGCAGTTTTGCCAGTCGGTCCCGGTTGTCAAAGTCCGATCCGACACCCTCCCGGAGAATCATTCCGAATTCTCGATAGAACGTCTGATATTTGTCGGCATCCTCTTCGGCGAAAGAGTCGAGGTGGTCCAGAACCTTCTTTGTGATGACCTTCTGCATCTTGCGGAAGACCGTATTGTCCTGCAGCGCTTCGCGAGAAACATTCAACGGCAAATCGGCCGAATCTACAATTCCCCGGAGGAATCGCAGATAGTCCGGAAGCAAATCACGGTTGTCATTCTGAACCAGAATTCGCTTCGCGCACAAATGGAGCCCATGATCGGAACGACCAAAACCCATCTTTTCGAGATTGGTTTCCGGGCTGTAAAGAATGCTGTGGAACTGAAATGGCGAATCCGCCGACAGATGCAGGTGCCAAAGCGGTTTTTGACCCGGAAAGTGCGTCAGATATTCATAAAAATTCTGATACTGCTCTTCCGTAAGGCTGTTCCTGGGCTCCACCCAGATCGGTGGCTGGTTGTTGATATGTTCGTCCTGCACATAGATGGCATGCGGCACGAATGTTGAGTACTTCCGGAGGATGTACTTCAGGCGAATCGGATCGGTGTACTCATCGAGATCCTTCTTCAAATGAAGTCGGATCGAAGTCCCGCGTTCGACAGGTTCTGTTGCTTCGGTGATTGTGTAACTTCCGTCGCCGGTAGATTCCCAGACCCAGCCATTCTCCTCCTTGTGACTGCGTGTAATGACTTCCACGCGATCTGCCAGCATGAACGCCGAGTAGAAACCAACGCCGAACTGACCAATCAAATGCAGACTGGAATCTTTCGATTCCGTCTGTTGTGCGTTCCTCAGGAAGTCGAGTGATCCGCTGCGAGCAATTGTCCCGAGGTTTTGTGTCAGTTCGTCGCGTGTCATACCGACACCGTTGTCACGGATCGTCAGTACTCGGGCCTCTTTGTCCGGGTCCAGTACAACTCGAAGGTCAGATGCGTCACCCGTGACGTCGGACGTAAGTGTCAAATATCGAAACTTGTCCAGAGCGTCCGAAGCATTGCTGACAAGTTCACGAATTGTGATCTCACGATTCTGATACAGCGAATGTGAGAGCAAATGCAGAAGTTGTTTGATCTCTGCCTGAAACGAGTACTGCGTCTTCTCCGCTTGTTCCGTCATTTCCAAACACCTGACTTTGTTCGAGATTTGGTAGATCCCCGGCGTGAGCCCGGACGAACCGAAAACCGGTGCTGCCACAATGTAGCAATGCACGTGCCAGTCATTTTGGCAGGCTGCCGCCGAACCGTTGCCCTGCAGACGGCAGTGTTCTCAGCGAGTGCCGGCGGAATGACGTTCGCCAGCCGCCGAATCGCAACTGTCGGATTGCGAAGACCGCAACAAAAAGAAAAACGGCGTCCCCCGATTTCAGGCGGGGAACGCCGTCGTTAAGTGTGAGCACCACAATCAGCCTGTCCATTCTCGGAACACCGGAAAGGACCGATGATGGATTCCCGAAAAGAGGCCTATGACTAGTCCAGCATCTCCAGCAACTGATGGATGCTGGCGGCAAAGCAGTCCTGAATCACTTCGTCCGGCTCAGCCTGGTCAGCTTGTAACCTGGCCAGGGGATTGCCAGTGGTTGTGCCAGATTCCGGATCAGGACGGTCGGCAGCATCGGTGGGTTCGGGGGAATTCAACGATGCCAATTCCTTAGCCTCCTCCCGAATGAGTCGACTTTGTTCGCGGAGATTGGGCGACAAACTGACGAGTAATTCTTCAAGCTCAACAGTCTTCGAAACTGCGGCTACGTCGAAAGATTCGTGAGTACTATAAGCGGTTACAAATCCTTCCGAAGTAATCGAACGTACCCAAACTCGATATGCGCCAGGTAATGTTGTGGGTATCACCACTGAGGTTTCAGTCGTTCGCCATTCGTCATCGAAGGTTCCCCCCTCAAATTGCCTGCGGACCCGGAACTCATACTCTGCCACCCCGGCCACCGGCGCCCATGAAATGGTCGTCTGGGAATTGACCTGAATCGGCGTATTGATGACTGGTATGAGGTTCGGAACGGTGAGACTTGCCGCATGACTCCAGCCACTGTTGACTCCATTTCCGTCTTTAGCCCGCACCCAGAATGTATAAATCCCAATGTCGCTCGTAGTAAAGAGCGCACTTGTGGCTGCGGTGTTGAATTGACTGATCAAT
It encodes:
- the metK gene encoding methionine adenosyltransferase; its protein translation is MANYFFTSESVSMGHPDKVSDQVSDGILDALLEQDPMSRVACETLCTTDLVVLAGEITTQAKVDYVGVARKVIREIGYTSDDIGFNADTCRVFLALHSQSGDIAQGVDRDGAGDQGLMFGYACNQTEELMPLPIAYSHRIINKLAQVRLDGEVNWLRPDSKSQVTVEYDGAKPVRIDAIVVSTQHTDDVTQEQIAEYIRNSIIGQCIPAELIDANTKYHINPTGRFVIGGPHGDTGLTGRKIIVDTYGGWGRHGGGAFSGKDATKVDRSAAYMGRYVAKNIVAAGLADECEVQLAYAIGVAAPVSVRVDTFGTAKVCEQKLGEVVQQIFPLNPQGIINHLQLRRPIFRHTAHGGHFGRSEPEFTWEATDKADELKKAFA
- a CDS encoding Gfo/Idh/MocA family oxidoreductase, which encodes MSSTSRRGFLASAAASAAAFSFPSAARAVSAVDEINIGFISCGGRANEHMGAFSSIAGITVGGLCDPDEGRVGKAGERFPRARLYQDLRKLLDDDSVDAVVIATCNHWHCLAAIWAMQAGKDVYVEKPLSHSQWEGQQTVNAARKYNRVCQVGTQQRSDPMQAQIKAFLHEEKALGNLVSARVNRYGVRGPIGKRDTPLPIDKSVDYDLWLGPAQDRPIFRDKLQYDWHWDWNTGSGEMGNWGVHVLDDVRNNVFLDKVTVPKRILGGGGRMVWNDAGESPNVHFVYFDTGVIPVVIGLTNLPAGPKERKSPKCPGPGSGYVVYCEGGRFEGQRGAGVAFDQNGKEIRRFKGNSGNGIHQQNFIDSVRSRDTSSLNTDVQIGHHSTGWCNLANIAFQTGSAWNAENAASVTGDHGVWGSLLEEMKEHLGAYNLSFADKGIRLSPMLNLDIASERFVGEHAEAANALLKRQYREPYVVPEITV
- the htpG gene encoding molecular chaperone HtpG, with translation MTEQAEKTQYSFQAEIKQLLHLLSHSLYQNREITIRELVSNASDALDKFRYLTLTSDVTGDASDLRVVLDPDKEARVLTIRDNGVGMTRDELTQNLGTIARSGSLDFLRNAQQTESKDSSLHLIGQFGVGFYSAFMLADRVEVITRSHKEENGWVWESTGDGSYTITEATEPVERGTSIRLHLKKDLDEYTDPIRLKYILRKYSTFVPHAIYVQDEHINNQPPIWVEPRNSLTEEQYQNFYEYLTHFPGQKPLWHLHLSADSPFQFHSILYSPETNLEKMGFGRSDHGLHLCAKRILVQNDNRDLLPDYLRFLRGIVDSADLPLNVSREALQDNTVFRKMQKVITKKVLDHLDSFAEEDADKYQTFYREFGMILREGVGSDFDNRDRLAKLLRFASTHSTDSGKLVSLQEYCDRAPEEQKQIYFVTGTDATSVLRDPNLEIFRSRNLEVLLLTDPADEYILSTLNSFAERDLVSVDSADLKLPEKKAADGEDQSEEGSKESTEVPSGFDRLIEILKESLGEQVQDVRKSERLTESDCCLVNAQGSMSTTMQRVLRMNTPEFEMAKMILEVNPNSSLIRRLSEIAVNSDNAEFIRECGRQLHANAMIMAGLAPNGNEMASRLQSFMLQLAQSRSSITT